A single window of Nocardia higoensis DNA harbors:
- a CDS encoding flavin-containing monooxygenase produces the protein MSTAIEHKDIAIVGAGFGGIGLAIKLREAGFDDLVILERANDLGGTWQANTYPGCACDVPSHLYSYSFAPNPDWSRTYGKQPEILEYIRSVAQRFDVVGHIRFGTELIDARWDEDASLWRIETSRGALTADYLLSAAGVFAEAKYPELPGLDTFAGTAFHSLHWDHDHDLTGERVAVIGTGASAVQFVPEIQPKVGNLLLFQRSAPWIVPRMDRATLGAEKLLLRALPMMQKTIRGGWYATIEAFGLISLVDKRFRHPYEAISKLHLRRQVRDPRLREKLTPDYVIGCKRAIFSDAYFPALDQPNVEVITESIAEVRPHSIVLRDGSEHEVDTIIFGTGFDPIPSVFDRYHGRDGRTLAQLYHEQPQSYLGITLAGFPNFFCTLGPFGAVGNQSAIYMIESQITYIVDALSTLRRRGARSVELRPQVQRRFVEEMQERSTSTVWLTGGCQTYYTTPDGRHNAGLYPNWSFEYRRRTAGFDAESYEVHA, from the coding sequence GTGAGCACAGCCATCGAGCACAAAGACATCGCCATCGTCGGCGCCGGCTTCGGCGGCATCGGCCTGGCGATCAAACTCCGCGAGGCCGGGTTCGACGATCTGGTGATCCTGGAGCGCGCGAACGACCTCGGCGGCACCTGGCAGGCCAACACCTACCCCGGCTGCGCGTGCGATGTCCCCTCCCACCTGTACAGCTACTCCTTCGCGCCGAACCCGGACTGGTCGCGGACCTACGGCAAGCAGCCGGAGATCCTCGAATACATCCGCTCGGTCGCGCAGCGATTCGACGTGGTCGGCCACATCCGGTTCGGCACGGAGCTGATCGACGCCCGCTGGGACGAGGATGCCTCGCTCTGGCGGATCGAAACCTCCCGCGGCGCGCTCACCGCCGATTACCTGCTCTCCGCCGCCGGAGTCTTCGCCGAGGCGAAGTATCCCGAACTGCCCGGTCTGGACACCTTCGCGGGCACCGCGTTCCATTCGCTGCACTGGGACCACGACCACGACCTCACCGGCGAGCGGGTCGCGGTCATCGGCACCGGCGCCTCCGCCGTGCAGTTCGTGCCCGAGATCCAGCCGAAAGTCGGCAACCTGCTGCTCTTCCAGCGCTCCGCGCCCTGGATCGTCCCCCGGATGGACCGCGCCACGCTGGGAGCCGAGAAGCTGCTCCTGCGCGCGTTGCCGATGATGCAGAAGACGATTCGGGGCGGCTGGTACGCGACGATCGAGGCGTTCGGCCTGATCTCGTTGGTGGACAAGCGTTTCCGGCACCCCTACGAGGCCATCTCGAAGCTGCACCTGCGACGCCAGGTGCGCGACCCGCGGCTGCGCGAGAAGCTGACCCCCGACTACGTGATCGGCTGCAAGCGCGCGATCTTCTCCGACGCGTACTTCCCGGCGCTGGACCAGCCGAATGTCGAGGTGATCACCGAGTCCATCGCGGAGGTACGGCCGCATTCGATCGTGCTGCGCGACGGATCCGAGCACGAGGTCGACACCATCATCTTCGGCACCGGTTTCGACCCGATCCCGTCGGTGTTCGACCGCTACCACGGGCGCGACGGCCGCACCCTGGCGCAGCTGTATCACGAGCAGCCGCAGAGCTATCTGGGTATCACCCTCGCCGGGTTCCCCAACTTCTTCTGCACACTCGGCCCGTTCGGCGCGGTGGGCAACCAGTCGGCCATCTACATGATCGAATCCCAGATCACCTACATCGTCGATGCCCTGAGCACGCTGCGCCGCCGCGGCGCCCGCAGTGTGGAACTGCGTCCGCAGGTCCAGCGGCGGTTCGTGGAGGAGATGCAGGAGCGCAGCACGTCCACGGTCTGGCTCACCGGCGGATGCCAGACGTACTACACCACCCCCGACGGCCGCCACAACGCCGGCCTGTATCCGAACTGGAGCTTCGAATACCGCCGCCGCACTGCCGGTTTCGACGCCGAATCCTACGAGGTGCACGCATGA
- a CDS encoding helix-turn-helix transcriptional regulator — MARGLTAARVRQDVDVVARAGLDLETFLQEAVDSVARAVPWVGACVGTHDPATHMLTSARKYGHLRDRNSHDHEFGLIEYGTVEPTAFTELARAQVPAAAVHLMTGGSVEESGRMAMFMKPHFDFADEARLVFRDGNQVWGAMALFRGSDDRPFDAAEVQFLASLAAPFAHGVRTGLLTRLAEGLPPTAVTGPAVVIVGADDEIAQMSLGAEQRLADLNYGAAGCDPLAAVSALVGAARRYGRGETPVPPRCRLRTVSGMWLVLHAGPLISRDGRQGEVVITIEEARPPEIVSIVVAAYGLSPRERDVVALVLQGIDTKEIAATLHLSTYTVQDHLKSVFDKAGVRSRRELISRVYFDQYVPRMGTDLSPGGWFTDAAASSQPMGA; from the coding sequence ATGGCTCGAGGACTGACAGCGGCACGGGTGCGACAAGATGTGGACGTGGTCGCCCGCGCGGGCCTCGACCTGGAAACCTTCCTGCAGGAAGCCGTGGACTCGGTGGCGCGGGCGGTGCCGTGGGTCGGGGCGTGCGTGGGCACGCACGATCCGGCCACGCACATGCTGACCAGCGCGCGCAAGTACGGCCACCTGCGGGATCGCAACAGTCACGATCACGAATTCGGGCTCATCGAGTACGGGACCGTGGAGCCGACGGCGTTCACCGAACTGGCGCGCGCGCAGGTGCCCGCCGCGGCCGTGCACTTGATGACCGGCGGGTCGGTCGAGGAATCGGGCCGGATGGCGATGTTCATGAAGCCGCACTTCGATTTCGCGGACGAGGCCAGGCTGGTGTTCCGCGACGGCAACCAGGTGTGGGGCGCGATGGCGCTGTTCCGGGGCTCCGACGACCGGCCGTTCGACGCGGCCGAGGTGCAGTTCCTGGCGTCGCTGGCCGCGCCGTTCGCCCACGGGGTGCGTACCGGACTGCTCACCCGGCTGGCCGAGGGGTTGCCGCCGACCGCGGTCACCGGGCCCGCGGTGGTGATCGTCGGCGCGGACGACGAGATCGCGCAGATGAGCCTGGGCGCCGAACAACGGCTCGCCGACCTGAACTACGGCGCCGCGGGCTGCGACCCGCTGGCGGCGGTCTCGGCGCTGGTCGGCGCGGCCAGGCGTTACGGGCGCGGGGAGACACCGGTACCGCCGCGCTGCAGGCTGCGCACGGTGAGCGGGATGTGGCTGGTGTTGCACGCCGGGCCGTTGATCTCCCGCGACGGCCGGCAGGGCGAGGTCGTCATCACCATCGAGGAAGCGCGGCCGCCGGAGATCGTCTCGATCGTGGTCGCCGCCTACGGACTCTCGCCACGCGAACGCGACGTCGTGGCGCTGGTGCTGCAGGGCATCGACACCAAGGAGATCGCGGCCACTCTGCACCTGTCGACCTACACCGTGCAGGACCATCTGAAATCGGTCTTCGACAAGGCGGGCGTGCGGTCCCGCCGCGAACTCATCTCCCGCGTCTACTTCGACCAGTACGTGCCGCGCATGGGTACCGACCTCTCGCCCGGCGGGTGGTTCACCGACGCCGCGGCGAGCAGTCAGCCGATGGGCGCCTGA
- a CDS encoding FAD-binding oxidoreductase — translation MTLALALESVRAHCELHLPGDPGYDAARAPWNIAVDQRPAAVAVPTGVEQVAAVVRAATAAGLRIAPQSTGHGAGPLAEVALDDVVLLRLSQFTGVTVDPVARTARVLGGTLWQEVLAAAAPHGLTALHGSAPDVAVAGYILSGGLSFYGRAHGVAANSVRAFEVVLHDGTVAHASATENPELFWALRGGGGNLGVVVAIDIELLPYADVFAGMLLWDRSRAAEVVPAWVRWTETVPESATTSLRVMSFPPLPELPPFLSGRDIVVIDGAILESDEVAADLLAPLRALTPEVDTFGRIPAQALVEVHMDPPAPTPAVGDHSVLGPLDVEAVAAFLDRVGDGTASGLMFAELRHLGGAIARPDANGGALSHIPGEYALLCVAVAPTPQAAVAGKAAGFAVVRAMAPWSLPHLVATFAENRVDSGRLFDGEDWARLSQLRDTVAPGSVFVANHAL, via the coding sequence ATGACTCTCGCTCTCGCTCTCGAATCGGTGCGCGCGCACTGCGAACTCCATCTGCCCGGCGACCCCGGCTACGACGCCGCCCGCGCTCCCTGGAACATCGCCGTCGACCAGCGCCCCGCCGCGGTCGCCGTCCCGACCGGGGTGGAACAGGTGGCGGCGGTGGTGCGTGCCGCCACCGCCGCCGGCCTGCGGATCGCGCCGCAGAGCACCGGTCACGGCGCGGGCCCGCTCGCCGAGGTGGCCCTCGACGACGTGGTGCTGCTGCGGCTGTCACAGTTCACCGGTGTCACGGTCGACCCGGTCGCCCGCACGGCCCGCGTGCTCGGCGGCACCCTGTGGCAGGAGGTGCTGGCCGCCGCCGCCCCGCACGGCCTGACCGCCCTGCACGGCAGCGCCCCCGACGTCGCCGTCGCCGGCTACATCCTGTCCGGCGGCCTGTCCTTCTACGGCCGCGCCCACGGCGTGGCCGCGAACTCGGTGCGCGCCTTCGAGGTGGTCCTGCACGACGGCACCGTCGCGCACGCTTCCGCCACCGAGAACCCGGAGCTGTTCTGGGCGCTGCGCGGCGGCGGCGGAAACCTGGGCGTGGTCGTCGCCATCGACATCGAATTGCTGCCCTACGCCGATGTCTTCGCGGGCATGCTGCTGTGGGACCGGTCGCGCGCGGCCGAGGTGGTCCCGGCATGGGTCCGGTGGACCGAGACCGTCCCCGAGTCGGCCACCACCTCGCTGCGCGTGATGAGCTTCCCGCCGCTGCCGGAACTCCCGCCGTTCCTGTCCGGCCGCGACATCGTCGTCATCGACGGCGCGATCCTCGAATCCGACGAGGTCGCAGCCGATCTGCTCGCCCCCCTGCGCGCGCTGACCCCCGAAGTCGACACCTTCGGCCGCATCCCGGCGCAGGCACTGGTCGAGGTGCACATGGACCCGCCCGCCCCCACCCCCGCGGTCGGCGACCACAGCGTCCTCGGCCCGCTCGACGTCGAAGCCGTCGCGGCCTTCCTCGACCGGGTCGGCGACGGCACGGCCTCCGGACTGATGTTCGCCGAACTTCGCCACCTGGGCGGCGCCATCGCCCGCCCCGACGCGAACGGCGGTGCGCTGTCACACATTCCGGGCGAGTACGCCCTGCTGTGCGTCGCGGTGGCGCCCACACCGCAGGCCGCGGTGGCGGGCAAGGCGGCGGGCTTCGCGGTGGTGCGGGCGATGGCGCCGTGGTCGCTGCCCCATCTCGTCGCGACCTTCGCCGAGAATCGCGTCGACAGCGGGAGGCTGTTCGACGGCGAGGACTGGGCCCGCCTGAGCCAGTTGCGCGATACCGTCGCGCCGGGCTCGGTGTTCGTGGCGAATCACGCTCTGTAG
- a CDS encoding short-chain dehydrogenase/reductase: MIDIAGLLGRAGLGSTRYDVDGRVALITGAGQGIGRALAAILHQRGARIAAVDIDAAAAAGTAARLGSNAVGIGADVADRAAMENVVTQVLDEFGRLDIVVANAGVVPEPATLRTMTGSAFDRVLAINLTGVYNTVHPALDQIVAQRGHVVVVSSCAAFTPGMAGSPYMISKAAVEQLGRALRVELAGFGATAGVAYFGVVETEMTHNTLDRDSIGHELDELMPWPLNVRITATEAATVIADGIARRAPRTIAPLGWGPYALLRGVVNVVLDSRLAADPRMHELIRHVEQRARA; this comes from the coding sequence ATGATCGACATCGCCGGACTGCTCGGGCGCGCGGGCCTGGGCTCGACGCGCTACGACGTCGACGGCCGGGTAGCGCTGATCACCGGAGCCGGTCAGGGCATCGGCCGCGCACTGGCAGCCATTCTGCATCAACGCGGCGCCCGTATCGCGGCGGTCGATATCGATGCCGCCGCGGCGGCAGGCACCGCGGCGCGACTCGGCTCCAACGCGGTGGGCATCGGCGCGGACGTGGCCGACCGGGCCGCGATGGAAAACGTTGTCACCCAGGTGCTCGACGAATTCGGTCGATTGGACATCGTGGTCGCCAACGCGGGCGTCGTTCCCGAACCCGCGACCCTGCGCACCATGACCGGATCGGCGTTCGACCGAGTGCTGGCCATCAACCTCACCGGCGTGTACAACACCGTGCACCCGGCGCTGGACCAGATCGTCGCCCAACGCGGACACGTGGTGGTCGTCTCCTCGTGCGCGGCGTTCACCCCTGGCATGGCCGGCTCGCCGTACATGATCAGCAAGGCCGCCGTCGAGCAGTTGGGCCGCGCCTTGCGGGTGGAGCTGGCCGGGTTCGGCGCGACGGCGGGCGTCGCGTATTTCGGCGTCGTGGAGACCGAGATGACGCACAACACTCTCGACCGCGACAGCATCGGCCACGAACTCGACGAGCTGATGCCCTGGCCGCTCAACGTCCGCATCACCGCGACCGAGGCAGCCACCGTCATCGCCGACGGCATCGCCCGCCGCGCGCCGCGCACCATCGCACCGCTCGGGTGGGGGCCCTACGCGCTGCTGCGCGGCGTGGTCAATGTCGTGCTCGACAGCCGGCTTGCCGCAGATCCCCGCATGCACGAGCTGATTCGGCACGTCGAGCAGCGGGCGCGAGCATGA
- a CDS encoding N-6 DNA methylase, whose translation MNDTPQVTAAEISRLAGVTRATVSNWRRRHPDFPSPSGGSDTRPLFELADVRDWLREHGYEAAESPLRELRTVLRAAVRPQGIAALIDQLPALAADPRPREADDEVLRAIRAAAHADDPAAVLDVLAERGLEENPTTGVYPTPEPLAELIVELIRGVEDARDTGLAVPAEVLDPACGSGALLRAAAQAGARGLFGQDLLAVQVHRARALLALEAERRANSFEAPGKMLVSVEEGDSLTEDAFTGLTFDAVISNPPFQQRDWGADRLALDPRWEYGVPPRVESELAWVQHALSHLRPGGRAVLLLPPAVAMRSSGRRIRANLLRAGALRAVIGLPAGLAPPRQIALQLWVLIRPAPDLPAPDEVLFLDTARLCADQAANPPADALPWDQLSRLVITTWRAFARGDREAAAAVDAAAVLRVMDVLDDDVDLTPARHVRAAVDADRTGEAVTTALRDLLTEIDEIRAAAAELEFLTTVDAPAWRTATVRDLAAGGALEVLNPGHGADPSEADLGTPALTGRDAATDSDPSGIVDDTWQRAVVRIQGNDVIVALVHGGRDRTGNARVTPEKWVGAAIGPNVIALRVDPDRLDPWFVAGFAGGPDTAASTLGSSIRLMPQRIRIPLLPLPRQREYGAAFARLHHLRTAARRTDDLAAHINRLVVDGLTVGALEPAITPEGGK comes from the coding sequence ATGAACGACACCCCACAGGTCACGGCCGCGGAGATCTCCCGGCTGGCCGGCGTCACCCGCGCCACCGTCAGTAACTGGCGGCGACGCCACCCCGACTTTCCGTCGCCCAGCGGCGGCAGCGACACCCGGCCGCTGTTCGAACTCGCCGACGTACGCGACTGGCTGCGCGAGCACGGCTACGAGGCGGCCGAGTCCCCGCTGCGCGAGCTGCGCACCGTCTTGCGCGCCGCCGTGCGACCGCAGGGCATTGCCGCCCTCATCGACCAGTTGCCCGCTCTCGCCGCCGATCCGCGTCCGCGCGAGGCCGACGACGAGGTGCTACGCGCCATTCGCGCCGCCGCGCACGCCGACGACCCAGCCGCCGTACTCGACGTGCTGGCCGAACGCGGCTTGGAGGAGAACCCCACCACCGGCGTCTATCCGACTCCTGAACCGTTGGCGGAGTTGATCGTCGAACTGATCCGCGGCGTCGAGGACGCTCGCGATACCGGCCTCGCGGTGCCCGCCGAAGTGCTCGACCCGGCGTGTGGCAGCGGTGCCCTGCTACGCGCCGCCGCGCAGGCCGGGGCGCGCGGACTCTTCGGCCAGGATCTGCTGGCGGTCCAGGTCCACCGGGCCCGAGCCCTGCTCGCTCTCGAAGCCGAGCGCAGAGCGAACTCCTTCGAAGCCCCGGGCAAGATGCTGGTCTCCGTCGAGGAGGGCGACAGCCTCACCGAGGATGCCTTCACGGGGCTCACCTTCGACGCCGTCATCAGCAATCCTCCTTTCCAGCAACGGGATTGGGGTGCCGACCGCCTGGCCCTCGACCCCCGCTGGGAATACGGCGTCCCCCCGCGCGTGGAGTCCGAGCTGGCCTGGGTCCAGCACGCCCTGTCGCATCTGCGCCCCGGTGGCCGCGCCGTGCTGCTGCTGCCACCCGCCGTCGCGATGCGTTCCAGCGGCCGCCGCATCCGCGCGAACCTTCTGCGCGCGGGCGCATTACGCGCCGTGATCGGCCTGCCTGCCGGGCTCGCCCCGCCTCGTCAGATCGCGCTGCAACTGTGGGTGCTGATCCGCCCCGCCCCTGATCTGCCCGCGCCCGACGAGGTGCTCTTCCTCGACACCGCCCGCCTCTGCGCCGACCAGGCCGCCAATCCGCCGGCAGACGCCCTGCCCTGGGACCAGCTCAGCCGCCTGGTCATCACCACCTGGCGCGCCTTCGCCCGCGGCGACCGCGAAGCCGCCGCCGCAGTCGACGCGGCCGCGGTGCTGCGTGTGATGGACGTCCTCGACGACGACGTCGACCTCACCCCCGCCCGCCACGTCCGCGCCGCCGTCGATGCCGACCGCACCGGTGAGGCCGTCACCACCGCCCTCCGCGATCTGCTCACCGAGATCGACGAGATACGCGCCGCGGCAGCCGAACTCGAATTCCTCACCACCGTCGACGCCCCCGCCTGGCGCACCGCCACCGTGCGCGATCTGGCCGCGGGCGGCGCACTGGAAGTCCTGAATCCCGGCCATGGCGCCGACCCGTCCGAGGCGGACCTCGGCACCCCCGCCCTCACCGGACGCGACGCCGCCACCGACAGCGACCCCAGCGGCATCGTCGACGACACCTGGCAGCGCGCCGTCGTGCGCATCCAGGGCAACGACGTGATCGTTGCCCTGGTCCACGGCGGCCGTGACCGCACAGGCAACGCTCGGGTGACACCCGAGAAATGGGTCGGCGCCGCCATCGGCCCCAACGTCATCGCCCTCCGCGTGGACCCCGACCGCCTCGACCCCTGGTTCGTGGCCGGTTTCGCCGGTGGTCCCGACACCGCCGCCTCCACCCTCGGCTCCTCGATCCGCCTGATGCCTCAGCGCATCCGGATCCCCCTGCTCCCGCTGCCCAGGCAACGCGAATACGGAGCCGCCTTCGCCCGCCTGCACCACCTACGCACCGCCGCCCGCCGCACCGACGACCTGGCCGCCCATATCAACCGCTTGGTCGTCGACGGCCTCACCGTGGGTGCGCTGGAGCCCGCCATCACGCCGGAGGGTGGGAAGTGA
- a CDS encoding PP2C family serine/threonine-protein phosphatase produces the protein MVWLPRHWRVTGASAAGEAHLRRGLGCDDAFAYAITGDLVVAAVADGAGSVTQTSAWGSYTVCDRVVTTALIPEFRDWFGDVRRGEVAPECLMEWLFRQALDALHARARGTGQPVAELATTLAVAIATPDFAIFAQIGDGVIALRERDGVRTVLVEEKGEYANLTWFVQSRDAFTTSFRVHTAVDVTAFALSTDGMAYKITDVASGAAFEPFFTGAWAATAADELGEAELEAWLAGIADDQTGDDKTVVLAVLTGTAEGDDATAAPALERRVQSRRPPVYVAPTVESIES, from the coding sequence ATGGTGTGGCTCCCCCGGCACTGGAGGGTCACCGGGGCATCGGCGGCCGGCGAAGCACACCTCCGCAGAGGACTCGGCTGCGACGACGCGTTCGCCTACGCGATCACCGGCGACCTGGTCGTCGCCGCGGTCGCCGACGGCGCGGGCAGTGTCACGCAGACCTCGGCATGGGGTTCCTACACCGTGTGCGACCGGGTCGTGACCACCGCGCTCATCCCGGAGTTCCGCGACTGGTTCGGCGATGTCCGGCGCGGTGAGGTGGCTCCGGAATGCTTGATGGAGTGGCTTTTCCGGCAGGCTCTCGACGCGCTGCACGCGCGGGCTCGCGGCACCGGGCAGCCGGTCGCCGAACTCGCCACCACACTGGCGGTGGCGATCGCCACGCCGGACTTCGCGATCTTCGCGCAGATCGGGGACGGTGTGATCGCGCTGCGGGAACGTGACGGAGTGCGGACGGTGCTCGTCGAGGAGAAGGGCGAGTACGCGAATCTGACCTGGTTCGTGCAGTCGCGCGATGCCTTCACCACCTCGTTCCGTGTACACACCGCCGTCGACGTGACGGCGTTCGCGCTGAGCACCGACGGGATGGCGTACAAGATCACCGATGTGGCCAGCGGGGCCGCGTTCGAGCCGTTCTTCACGGGCGCGTGGGCGGCGACAGCGGCCGACGAACTCGGGGAAGCCGAACTCGAAGCCTGGCTGGCCGGGATCGCCGACGATCAGACCGGCGACGACAAGACCGTCGTGCTGGCGGTGCTCACCGGCACCGCCGAGGGCGACGACGCGACCGCGGCCCCCGCCCTGGAGCGCCGGGTGCAGTCGCGGCGGCCACCGGTATATGTCGCGCCTACCGTGGAAAGCATCGAAAGCTGA
- a CDS encoding vWA domain-containing protein, which yields MPDITLPLNEANPDPRVACIVLADVSGSMSGAPIAALQNGFAAFVEYVTGDDLARKRAEVAVITFGTEARVVVPLQEARMLEPVPFSAGGSTNMAAAIDMAIDMIDERKREYRAGGIQYYRPWLLLLTDGAPNPIGFDAAVARLNALEAAKGVTVFAIGVGDNVDYQQLERVTTQRPPAPLAGLRFNEFFEWLSTSLGNMASSGNHGRSDEQVAANSDQQVALAPLSGWTTV from the coding sequence GTGCCGGATATCACCCTTCCACTGAACGAAGCCAACCCTGATCCCCGCGTCGCCTGCATCGTCCTCGCCGATGTCTCGGGCTCGATGTCGGGTGCGCCGATCGCCGCACTACAGAACGGGTTCGCCGCGTTCGTCGAATACGTCACCGGGGACGACCTGGCGCGCAAGAGGGCTGAGGTCGCGGTGATCACCTTCGGCACCGAGGCCCGGGTGGTGGTGCCGCTGCAGGAAGCCCGCATGCTCGAGCCGGTCCCGTTCTCCGCGGGCGGCAGCACGAACATGGCCGCCGCCATCGATATGGCTATCGACATGATCGACGAGCGCAAGCGCGAATACCGGGCCGGCGGCATCCAGTACTACCGGCCGTGGTTGCTGCTGCTCACCGACGGCGCACCCAACCCGATCGGCTTCGACGCGGCGGTCGCGCGGTTGAACGCCCTCGAGGCGGCCAAGGGCGTCACGGTGTTCGCGATCGGCGTCGGCGACAATGTCGACTACCAGCAGCTCGAACGGGTGACCACACAGCGTCCGCCCGCGCCGCTGGCCGGGCTGCGGTTCAACGAGTTCTTCGAGTGGCTGTCGACCTCGCTCGGCAACATGGCGAGCTCGGGCAACCACGGCCGCTCCGACGAGCAAGTGGCGGCCAACTCCGACCAGCAGGTGGCACTCGCACCGCTGTCGGGCTGGACGACCGTCTGA